A genomic stretch from Helianthus annuus cultivar XRQ/B chromosome 1, HanXRQr2.0-SUNRISE, whole genome shotgun sequence includes:
- the LOC118486663 gene encoding uncharacterized protein LOC118486663: MSWGWRKILSIRHIIRPYIWSSIQSGSQTNVWSDMWCSLSPLSSFITPRAIANAGFSLHSTVADVIDQNGNWKWPQAWLDLFPVLLTISVPNIVPNSIDRLVWKGLDGKTGELQSAQVWNTIRNRENQVMWSNMVWFSQCILRHSFHLWLAFRNKLKTQDRLTAWEAGSLTNLNLMCCPLCYSDRDSRDHLFFRCSFAEHVWSNVKMLVQLRSVDNTWESLLGWVDQHSSSKKADYVICKLLIAASSYYIWQERNNRMFKNHKRTVAQVIVVIKNSVRLRLMGFRFRVDSTKKRIFKLWKIEENEDNVAKPG; the protein is encoded by the coding sequence ATGAGTTGGGGATGGCGAAAGATTTTATCTATTCGTCATATCATTCGGCCTTACATTTGGTCTTCTATTCAGAGTGGGTCTCAAACCAATGTGTGGAGTGATATGTGGTGCTCGCTAAGTCCGCTTAGTTCCTTTATAACTCCTCGGGCTATTGCTAATGCTGGTTTTTCGTTACACTCTACAGTCGCAGACGTTATTGATCAAAATGGAAATTGGAAGTGGCCGCAAGCGTGGTTGGATCTCTTTCCGGTGTTACTAACGATCTCGGTTCCGAATATTGTCCCTAACTCTATTGATCGTTTGGTGTGGAAAGGTTTGGATGGGAAAACTGGTGAACTCCAATCGGCTCAGGTGTGGAATACAATTCGGAATAGGGAGAATCAGGTGATGTGGTCTAACATGGTTTGGTTTTCTCAATGCATTCTGAGGCACTCATTTCATTTGTGGCTAGCGTTTCGAAATAAATTAAAAACTCAGGACCGGTTGACAGCTTGGGAAGCAGGGAGTCTTACAAATTTAAATTTGATGTGTTGTCCGCTGTGTTACTCGGATCGTGATAGTCGGGATCATTTATTTTTCAGATGCTCTTTTGCGGAGCATGTGTGGAGTAATGTTAAGATGTTGGTTCAGCTGAGGAGCGTGGATAATACTTGGGAATCGTTATTAGGCTGGGTGGATCAAcattcaagttctaaaaaagcGGATTATGTCATTTGTAAGTTGTTGATTGCGGCGTCGTCTTACTACATCTGGCAAGAGAGGAATAACAGAATGTTTAAAAATCATAAGAGGACGGTAGCTCAAGTAATTGTGGTAATTAAGAACTCGGTTCGATTGCGTCTCATGGGATTCAGGTTTCGGGTGGATTCAACTAAGAAAAGGATTTTCAAGTTGTGGAAGATTGAAGAGAACGAAGATAATGTAGCGAAGCCAGGCTAA